From Paracoccus sp. MC1862, a single genomic window includes:
- a CDS encoding NAD(P)H-dependent oxidoreductase, producing MILVDSALARREAEGRPIRVAVVGAGFQGAAIVRQIVTAVPGMRVAGVANRHLDPARRALEDLGVEPAICDGPAAIGAAIAAGRPVATEDAISLVQSDGVDVVVEVTGSVDYAAGVVLAAIEAGKHVVQMNAELDGTIGPILKARAEAAGLIYSFSDGDQPGVQMNLYRFVKGLGVTPVLCGNIKGLHDLYRNPETQRGFAEKWGQKPAMVASFADGTKISYEQAVVANGTGFRVARRGMLGPDFSGGDPTAPLVPLEDTVSAFAETLDGLAGSGTAGLVDYVVGARPGPGVFVLGTHDDPRQRHFLNLYKLGTGPYYCFSTPYHLCHFEVPNSVARAALFGDAVLAPQAGPVVGVIAVAKTDLAPGARIAEFGGFEAYGVAESQEVIDRENLLPLGLALGATLRRPVSKDRALTFDDVTLPPGRLVDRLYAEQRQRFAGLSSAA from the coding sequence ATGATCCTTGTCGACAGCGCGCTGGCCCGCCGGGAAGCCGAGGGCAGACCGATCCGCGTGGCCGTGGTGGGCGCGGGCTTCCAGGGCGCGGCCATCGTCCGCCAGATCGTGACCGCCGTGCCGGGGATGCGGGTGGCGGGCGTCGCCAACCGCCATCTGGACCCCGCCCGCCGCGCGCTTGAGGATCTCGGGGTCGAGCCCGCCATCTGCGACGGCCCGGCCGCCATCGGGGCCGCCATTGCCGCCGGGCGGCCGGTCGCCACCGAGGACGCGATCTCGCTGGTCCAGTCGGACGGCGTCGACGTGGTGGTCGAGGTCACCGGCTCGGTCGACTATGCCGCGGGCGTGGTGCTGGCCGCCATCGAGGCGGGCAAGCACGTCGTCCAGATGAATGCCGAGCTTGACGGCACCATCGGCCCGATCCTCAAGGCGCGGGCCGAGGCCGCGGGGCTGATCTACAGCTTCTCGGACGGCGACCAGCCGGGCGTGCAGATGAACCTTTACCGCTTCGTGAAGGGCCTCGGCGTGACCCCGGTGCTGTGCGGCAACATCAAGGGGCTGCACGACCTTTACCGCAACCCCGAGACGCAGCGGGGCTTCGCCGAGAAATGGGGCCAGAAGCCCGCCATGGTGGCCTCCTTCGCCGATGGCACCAAGATTTCCTATGAGCAGGCGGTGGTCGCCAACGGCACCGGCTTCCGGGTGGCGCGGCGCGGGATGCTGGGTCCCGACTTCTCGGGCGGCGATCCGACCGCGCCGCTGGTGCCGCTGGAGGACACGGTGTCGGCCTTTGCCGAAACGCTGGACGGGCTTGCGGGCAGCGGCACGGCGGGCCTTGTCGATTACGTCGTGGGCGCGCGGCCGGGGCCGGGCGTCTTCGTGCTGGGCACCCATGATGATCCGCGCCAGCGGCATTTCCTGAACCTCTACAAGCTCGGGACCGGGCCTTACTACTGCTTCTCGACCCCCTATCACCTGTGCCATTTCGAGGTGCCGAACTCGGTCGCCCGGGCCGCGCTCTTCGGGGACGCGGTGCTGGCGCCGCAGGCCGGGCCGGTGGTGGGCGTGATCGCGGTTGCCAAGACCGACCTTGCCCCCGGCGCCCGCATCGCCGAGTTCGGCGGCTTCGAGGCTTACGGCGTGGCCGAGAGCCAGGAGGTCATCGACCGCGAGAACCTGCTGCCCCTCGGCCTTGCCTTGGGCGCCACGCTGCGGCGGCCCGTCTCGAAGGACCGGGCGCTGACCTTCGACGACGTGACCCTGCCGCCGGGGCGGCTCGTCGACCGCCTTTACGCCGAGCAGCGCCAGCGCTTTGCCGGCCTGTCTTCCGCCGCCTGA
- the rfbF gene encoding glucose-1-phosphate cytidylyltransferase, which translates to MKVALLAGGFGTRLSEETSVRPKPMVEIGGRPIMWHIMKFYAHYGLRDFVVLGGYKVEFIRDYFLNYRANECDFTIDLRTGSIEWAREVAEDWRVTVLDTGGESMTGGRVRRARHLLGDGTFCLTYGDGLSNVDLPELIAAHRASGAWCTMTAVVQPGRYGALRLSEDNTQVEGFREKGKHDGGLINGGFFVCEPEMLDLIDDDATVLEEEPMHRLIERGKLASFVHEGYWQSMDSLRDRHILEEQWRRGAPWKVWS; encoded by the coding sequence ATGAAGGTCGCCCTGCTCGCCGGCGGCTTCGGCACCCGTCTCAGCGAGGAAACCTCGGTCCGGCCTAAGCCCATGGTCGAGATCGGCGGCCGCCCGATCATGTGGCACATCATGAAGTTCTACGCCCATTACGGGTTGCGCGACTTCGTGGTGCTGGGCGGCTACAAGGTCGAGTTCATCCGCGACTATTTCCTGAATTACCGTGCCAATGAATGCGATTTCACCATCGACCTTCGGACCGGGAGCATCGAATGGGCGCGCGAGGTGGCCGAGGACTGGCGGGTGACCGTGCTGGACACCGGCGGAGAGTCCATGACTGGCGGGCGGGTGCGCCGGGCGCGGCACCTGCTGGGCGATGGCACCTTCTGCCTGACCTATGGCGACGGTCTCAGCAACGTGGACCTGCCCGAGCTGATCGCCGCGCATCGCGCCTCGGGCGCCTGGTGCACGATGACGGCGGTGGTCCAGCCGGGCCGCTACGGCGCCCTGCGGCTGAGCGAGGACAACACCCAGGTCGAGGGCTTCCGCGAAAAGGGCAAGCATGACGGCGGGCTGATCAACGGCGGCTTCTTTGTCTGCGAGCCCGAGATGCTGGACCTGATCGACGACGACGCCACCGTGCTGGAGGAAGAGCCGATGCATCGGCTGATCGAGCGCGGCAAGCTCGCGAGCTTCGTCCACGAGGGCTACTGGCAGAGCATGGATTCCTTGCGCGACCGCCACATCCTGGAAGAACAGTGGCGCCGCGGCGCGCCCTGGAAGGTCTGGAGCTGA